GATCCACCCCAGATCAGGCGAGTCCCGAGCCTACATTGACTGCATCCAGCGggggacgccggcggcggctagaGAGGGAGGTCGGAGTCATGGGAGAAGGCAGCACCAGTGAGCACGAAGCCTTCCCCGGATCAGCCGTTGCCCAGTCGTagccgccggatctggcacCACTCAACTTGCATGCCACGGGAGTTGGGAGCAGGTCCCGGTCGGGTCCGGCACGAGCAGTCTGCGCGCCCCGCCCATCACCTCCAAGACACTCGCGCCCTACCCAGCGGCGCCGATGGCCTCGGCGAGCGCGGGCGGAATGGCGGCGAATGCGCCCGACTGGAGGAGCACGAAGCCTCTTCCCCCTCGCCTCCCCCATCCTCCACCGCCgcaagccgtcgccgtcgccggccacacCATTGCCGACTCCTCCGCTGGgctctcctcccgccgccaccgggccgccgccgccggatccgggcggaggacggccgcccgccgctgctgcaagccgtcgccgtcgcaggccgtcgtcgtcgccggcc
This genomic window from Oryza sativa Japonica Group chromosome 12, ASM3414082v1 contains:
- the LOC107278296 gene encoding uncharacterized protein; translation: MTRRVGGVRLLARASSGSQRWRRLAAAAGAAGDDDGLRRRRLAAAAGGRPPPGSGGGGPVAAGGEPSGGVGNGVAGDGDGLRRWRMGEARGKRLRAPPVGRIRRHSARARRGHRRRWVGRECLGGDGRGAQTARAGPDRDLLPTPVACKLSGARSGGYDWATADPGKASCSLVLPSPMTPTSLSSRRRRPPLDAVNVGSGLA